A window of Ranitomeya variabilis isolate aRanVar5 chromosome 2, aRanVar5.hap1, whole genome shotgun sequence contains these coding sequences:
- the LOC143808934 gene encoding uncharacterized protein LOC143808934, whose protein sequence is MSSILFPKSQRQSGGGGRSPDSLALRNSLCLSPVELDPDSPQKDSGGQSSCDSDSAILAQEAVVSLVEENVHFSTMDSPRTPRPPLTGSDLPSTSGQFTSDGVGFEGSLLRKKGFSEGLINTLLKSRKNSTTNIYVRIWRKFLSVSGSVISQKASIPKILEFLQKGLEMGLATSTLRVQVSALGALYNCGLAKNYWIARFIKAAARSRPIVKNKLAPWDLNLVLSALTEPPFEPLESASIKILSLKTALLIALTSARRVSDLQALSRLTPYMQIRDDRVVLRTDPLYLPKVASRFHRLQEINLPTFCPNPKNPKELKLHTLDVKRCLLKYISLTDSWKKDNSLFISYQGVKKGFRVSKNTLSRWIREAISLAYSAGGLEVPEGVKAHSTRAMASSWAERSEVSIEDISVEKIVKNIGISRCQHVCLANNQGVPR, encoded by the exons atgtcgtctattttgttccctaaatcccagagacaatccggtggcggtggacgctctcctgattccttggcacttcgaaacagcctatgcctttcccccgttgaacttgatcccgatagtcctcagaaagattcgggaggacagagctcatgtgattctgatagcgccattctggcccaagaggccgtggtttccttggttgaggaaaatgtccatttctcaaccatggattctcccagaactcccagacctcctctcacagggtccgatcttccatccacgagtggccagtttacatctgacggcgtgggatttgaagggtcattattaagaaaaaagggattttctgagggacttattaataccctattaaaaagcagaaaaaactcaactacaaatatttatgtaagaatctggagaaaattcctttcagtctcaggatcagttatcagtcagaaagctagtattccaaagatcttggagttcctgcagaaaggtctcgaaatggggctagctacaagcaccctcagagtccaagtttcagccttgggggcactgtataattgtgggttagctaaaaattattggattgctcggtttattaaagcggccgctagatcaagacccatcgttaagaataaactagccccgtgggacttaaacttagtcctctcagcgttaacggaacccccctttgagcctttagaatctgcatctataaagatcctgtccttaaaaactgctcttttgattgctcttacgtctgctaggagagttagtgatttgcaggccctctctagactaactccatatatgcagattagagatgatagagtagtattaagaactgatcccctctatctcccaaaagtagcatctaggttccacagactccaggaaataaatctccctaccttttgtcctaatcctaaaaacccaaaggaactcaaactccatacattagatgtcaaaagatgtcttcttaaatatatttctttaacagattcctggaaaaaagacaattccctgttcatatcctatcagggagtcaaaaaagggtttagagtgtccaaaaacaccttgagtagatggattagggaggcaatttctctggcttattcagcaggtggcctagaagtcccggaaggcgtaaaggctcattccactcgtgccatggcttcttcctgggcagagagatcggaggtgtcaattgaggacatat CTGTAGAAAAGATTGTTAAGAATATTGGCATTTCTAGGTGTCAACACGTGTGCCTCGCCAACAACCAGGGGGTGCCTCGCTGA